The DNA window atttatatttttttaaagaggcGAATGGAAATTCGGTGTCCAGTGGAAACTTGGGCAAGATATAGCGGGAAGTACTGTCGGTGTAGTAGGTTTGGGCGGGGTTGGGCAGGCAGCTGTAAGACGCTTAAAAGGGTTCGATGTCGCGAGATTCATATACAGTGGTCGATCAGACAAACCCGAAGGTAATCTTGTGTTATTGATTATGGAAAggcttatatataattatgattctatattttattttaaaatattatttgaaggGTATTTATTGTGGTCTGAACACTAAATAAGCTTTTTTggatatactttttttattaattttacgtcCAATTTTTAACGGAGTTTAcaattaaatgtcaaatatttcGGGACTCTTAGCCGATTGTAAACGTTTTGATTCCgctaattgtaaataaactgTACGAATATTGTTAATCTAggttgggtgcctttctcgaacctaattcgctgttttgctgattttttttttctgcgTTACTAAAACTTCttgttattttatcttgtatatgttttaaatggaattttcaaattttttattattacttttcacttatgtttacttaaatagtcatacattttacatgGAAGATTTTGCTTAATATGCCGTAGATTTAGTACTATATGTGATGTcgtaatctaaataaataaataaattacaagattatttaataaaatttatatttcagccAAATCTCTAGGAGTGGAACGTGTCCCCTTAGAGCAATTACTGAAAGAGAGTGGCTTTGTGATCCTCGCCTGTCCTTTGACATCTGAAACCAAACACCTAATTAACGCTGAAACCCTTAAGTTGATGAAGAGGACATCAGTCGTCATCAATATTGGTAGAGGAGGTgagtttactttttaaatccAATAATAATGGACAAAACAAACGATatcttcttatttattaaacattcctTGAGTGACAGTTTCGATCTCCATAAAACATAcagttttattacatacaaccGGACCCGACAGCGTTGTCCTGGctgatatttcaagcgattaaTGATCACTCCGCACACAGCACAGTGTTTAGGATCATAGGTTACATAAAACACTATTCGGGATGACGTAAGAGAAAAAATTTTGGCAAAAAGTAAACATTTGTAACAACAGGAATGAAAAAACTGTCACATGGTGTGCATTTTCtggaataacaaaaaaatatccataactacaaaaatacatgacttattttttttttaatttttctgataaCTGGTGTGGCATTACCTATGAGAAAATTTCAACttgacgtcgacttttgggacaccctgtatatatgaagatattatatacctacataataGCTACAGCATACAGCATCTTATCTCCCtttctaaaagtttttttcaTGTAGTGTGCTGATCTAGTTATAAGTTTAgtctattacatatttatccttttttaaataaatttattgcgtattatttaatatttatgttattaacataattttcaaaCGCCATAAGGTCTGAATTGTATGGtggtaaagtattttttaattttctaatttccgcgaaattttcttaatttctttCATAAGAACCTTCTCCTGACAATAACCAACacaacaaaaaatgtattagcgaaatcggtccagccgttcacGCGTGCCGTGACCAagggattcatttttatatatataaataatttttatatatataaataatttttatatatataaataatttttatatatataaataatttttatatatataaataatttttatatgatacatTCTGATTTGCAAACTGTTGGACCCGGTGGGGGTCTTCGATGGAAGATACCACTGTTTAAAAAACGGCATGCTCATCTCTCACTCCTCTCACTAAAATGATTGGCCATGGGCTACCCTTTTTGGGATTCCGGCAGGCTCGTTTTCCAcctgattaaaaaaacttattacacATTTTGCTGTAAAATGTTTAGTAATTAGTTTCAATGAAAATCCGTTTGGGGCAAGTCTCGTTTCCGAATCTCTAGATTCTAGAATCTAGATTCTCGAACTTTTTGCAATGTCTGCTAGTTAActcatgtaaaatatattctatttctgTGTGTTTTTAACATAGTCGAAATGTATAGTTATAAACATCTATCTCTTCAGTAATAACGGGTATACCAATCTAATGATAAGAAGTTATGAGTTACGAAATAGGGTTTGATAAGAGATAGCAAAAACTGATAAGAGACGTCTGTGCAATatgtaacaaatttttaaaacaataatgtaatCCGGTCACAAACATTCTATTCATTTGTAACGTAACATTGAATCGTCGACGACCGGTCAATTTCCGAACGGAATGATCCCATGGCGATACCTAGAGAtatggggtctctctgcatcttctactgTATTTACTACCTACAGCTGAGTTTCTTTATCGGACGTaaaggcagaatacgaaataccatccgtatctcCTCAaagtccgtcgttccacaaccaAGCGTTTCTTAAGGATATTTtacgcgcaccaccactatgtggaaccagttgcccactgaagtacctcccaaccaatttgacttagagCAAAGGCAAGAAAATCTCGTACCGCTTCTTGAAAGGACATTACCTGGAGGCAAGGCAATTGTAAGCCTTCAGGTTaaatgtgtccatgggcggtatcacttaacatcgggataaaaaacataatgacATTGGCAGCTGCCAGTAacacgatttttatttatatttaaatacaaataaaggcTTGTATAGATATTTCTTGGACATATCATCAATGGTACCTACTGTGTTTtagcatatatattttatttttcaaagattttcaGTCCTGACTTCATAAACTACGGCATTTCCTGTATATGTAAGGTTTGGAAACGTAGCATATTTTGCGTAAAAGAAATCTCAAAGTACTTAGTCGGAAAAAATGATtgcgcaattttttttttcaattataataatactccTACCAttgtgtccagggacttttcCCATCTCTCAAATTTTCACTAAAaagatacaataattatataaaaaatacaatagatataataattacaataagcTACTCAGTTCACGAATGGTGTGTTACGCGTCTTGCGAGATATGCCCCGGCGATATTGAAAAGGGAAGTGCTCAAAAAGTGTTTTGAGGCTCgtaacttgttttttttacagaactaATAAACCAAGAAGCATTATATGATGCTCTGAAAGAGGAACGTATCTTTGCTGCCGGCTTGGATGTGGTTAATCCGGAACCTTTGCCGCACAGCCATCCTCTTGTATCACTCCCGAATTGTTGTGAGTAttgttaatactttattttctacaaaatacctattttttttttataaaacagggggcaaaagggcaggaggctcacctgatgttaagtgataccgcctgtatctgtatttatttccccggagttggtatcgactaaaagatgaatTCTGAATTCTGGTgtctgcagaaattgctcagggtcctccattttcgcggattgtttTGAATCTCTGgcgaaataaatacagataatacaattttttctacagctgtgatacttttttgacattcaacaccttttgtcttcggTCACCGTGACGCatgctgtaaagcacgcgaagcgtctgataaatttaaaattatgttaaataattataagtttacaataatacatagcttcaatccggtaaagaaatattttctttaaatgtgtaaaagctatgttcataaaaaacaatacctacttttgtttgaattttcttttctacattattttttgtattttcagtTATAATACCACATTTGGGTAGTGCCACGCATAAAACTCGAGATGCTATGGCCACCACTTCAgcacaaaatatacttttggCTATGAATGGAGAGAAAATGATATATCCTGTATACTAATTCCTGTGTtcgattaaataatttgtagtttaatgtgtttcatttaattaactgtcagGATTTGAAAGTTCacgtcagaagtgaaactcctttgtaaattaattattactcacGAAAAAGCCCCAaaagatgatcatgtaccagtatatggtcactccatgtatttgtatttctatattcacactgtttacaaagtgtatacgtgctaatgaagatataaataaaaaaaaatctgtgtttaCTGCCTAACTAACGTCTACTACGTTATGCGAcggaattgccatctaaagttccaatatttacatatttaattataacttttatataagaaagtgtattttttctcgatctccctttctcgctctctcccttttctttgaCAAAAACACTGCAGATCTTCGTGACATCGTTGATGACTTCGTTcatcagtaaaaatattaccctcatgcgcctaaagaagattcacatcaaaaaataataataatataacagacacaagatttttttctatattcttCAAACgaacaaatacaatataaaatgtaatttggaTTATGAcctcaatataaattaagtaatttatctaACCgtgatcaataaaataaatgaactaCGGTTGATTTACAGATAATGCAAATAGCAATTGTAATTTGCCAATTTAATGGTACTTTAGTTTGCAAGGTAATTTTGTCTCAAGGcgtattatatatctatagatAATTACAATAAGTAAATGAGGAAATTCATTTAGAAATCTTCTCAATTTAAGCTAAAAGATCTACTattcaataaactcaaaaacaaCTGCACAGATGTGTAATTATGACTAATGGACGTATATATACTGATACCTAgaaggtaaatataaaatgtgttaaaaCAATGTGGATTTCCATCTGCACACGGGGCGAAGGTGTAATGTTCGGAAGCGGCCTTGAAATGAATACGATAGCAAGtcgtatattttacaattttttttaggttagGATTAAGTTTtagcaaaattatatatacacaacTGTCACTATAGAGTGATCTGCAAGAACTCCTTTAACTTACAAATATAGATATAGCAAAGGTGCAGTCGCGAGCTTTCTGACAGTGTGGGAGTCTATAgacattttcataattttaaataaaaaaaaacatatgtgcaattcacacgtggtagaagtaaaaccttcaaaaacaaagtttttataattaatcatatataaatttaaaaaaattcactatctaaatgtattaaacttt is part of the Pieris rapae chromosome 21, ilPieRapa1.1, whole genome shotgun sequence genome and encodes:
- the LOC110994723 gene encoding glyoxylate reductase/hydroxypyruvate reductase; translated protein: MMSKRVLIVNKTFPKVGLDLMRNKIQVTVLPYLDYEPDMLPEIKKNIIGIDALIWNTKHRLTKDLIDLAGPQLKAVTTMASGVDHIDVQELAKRGIPLGNTLHSLDNAVADITVGLVIAAARGFKDGIRELERGEWKFGVQWKLGQDIAGSTVGVVGLGGVGQAAVRRLKGFDVARFIYSGRSDKPEAKSLGVERVPLEQLLKESGFVILACPLTSETKHLINAETLKLMKRTSVVINIGRGELINQEALYDALKEERIFAAGLDVVNPEPLPHSHPLVSLPNCFIIPHLGSATHKTRDAMATTSAQNILLAMNGEKMIYPVY